The Panicum virgatum strain AP13 chromosome 6K, P.virgatum_v5, whole genome shotgun sequence nucleotide sequence ATCTAAGGACCAGACTTAACAGAGCTGAGGAGCTGAGcttatcttatataattttaagttgaaaaatatatatatgggACAATGATTAAGATTCAATAAGAACCTAGCTCGCAGCATTTAAGATTCAAATAAGGTTAAACTAGACGCTGATAATAGAAGGGACCATGATTAgttgatctttttttttgtgaatcCATGATTAGTTGATCTGTTCTCGCCCTTTCAGctcaattatttttttcaaggaTTGAaagtgagagaaaaaaaagggagaagaGATTCTCGCTCTTGTGCCAACATGTCGATGCATGTgtcgcggctgcggcgtggatgGACACTAAAAAACAATATCATGTTGGATTTGGTCTCGCTGGGCCTGGCCCTCAGCCCCCTCTCCTGTTGCGTGAAACAGCTTTAGGTGTGATTTAAGGATTCTCTGCTGATAGAGATGCCTGAAAAATCATGCTGCTACTTCTATATAAAAACTGCCACTTGAGCCGTCACGTCGTCCTCCTTGGAGGCGGTAgaacctctttttttttttttttgctgcagtCGATCTTGTTGTGTTAGGTGTTGCTGTGCTGTGTGGGGACAGCCCACTACGTCCTCGCCCGCCGCACCATAGGAAGGCTATAAACAAACCGATCCTGTGGTGATGACTCGAATAAGCATAGAATTAGTCGGCAGGTTAAAGCGAGCTCGCATCGTATTGCCGGAGTGACCCTTTCTAGAAAAAGGTTGGCTCTCGCGGTGGCATCATCAACCATGATGGTGGCACCGCAGGGCCTTCGCAGAGGTCGTGCAGCAAGGCCCGTCTACAACGTGGCAATCTCCTGATCTtgtgttaaaaaaaaagaaaggaactgTGAAAATTAATTCAACGAAGTTCGTACTTTTTtcaaaagggaaagaaaagttCGTTCGAAATTCAGCATAAACAGTCCGTGTGCGTCGTGACGGTCTGACAGGCTTCAAAACATAGCAACAGAACTACCACACctccaaaaaaaaggaaagcttTAATCTCTCCGCACGTGCGCCAACACCCTCCTCTCCACAGCTTcaccggtcaccgctccgccctGGGCGGAGGGTAACGGCGCCGACTACCGCCGGTTCGCGTGGCCTCACCTGGGCCGCTCCactcggcgcgggcgcgggcgcgaacCGGCCGGCCGGTTAGGTTCGGCGCTGCGGGTCGGCTGTCGGGTGCCCAGCGCTGATCGCGCAATCATGGCCGCACATACACTAGCCGACCGCCACCACACATCCATCCCCACCTCCCCGCCTCGTCATCGGTGGATCCGCCGTGCCCCCCAACCGTCCCCAATTTCCTTGTTTTTTTATACATTTTAATTAATATCTTGTTTACTCTTAATTTATTATTATCACGCGCACCTGCTAGCTGGCTATCATTGGCGCGGGATCGATACGGCCCACGCGAGTTGAATATACCAGCGCGAGCGGTAAACTGGCGTGTGCCGAGGggtgaaaaaaaagaagaagaagaatttaATAACCACGGTTTCGGCGGCGGTCACGTGCGCGGTGGGGCGGGGCCTAACGTGCATGAGGGACATGAGGAGCAGGTGCGCGCGTGGTGGGGAGACGGGGAGAAGGAAGCTGGAAGCAGCTGGGCTGGTGGACGCGCTCGTGCCGGTCCGCGGAGCCACAGCTCAGCCGCGGACAGCGACCGCGCGTACGCGGCTCGGGGGCTCGCGCGGAACGTGCGGTCAGAGCCGGGGACGCGGGGGTTgccgtgccgcggcggcggccgggcggctcCACCACCCACCGCCGAAGCGAGGCCACACGGGGGGCGGCGCGCCGCCTTATAATAagcgggcgagcggcggggcCGATGGTTTTTCCGGCTCGGCTTCTGCTGGCTTCGGGTCTCTCgggtgcgccgcggcggcgggccggccgGTCAGCTTTGGGCGGCCGCGCTTGCTTGCTCGCGTTGCCATTGGCCAATTGCCCCCCGGGGTGAAACGTCGTGGCGTGGGCGTCTGTACCGCCTTGCGGTCTGACCGTTTTGCCCCTGGGGGGTGTGCACAGGCAGCACAGCGAGAGCGCGTGACGTCGTGTTGGCGGCTCCCGCCGGTGTGTTAGTGTGCACCGGTCGTGGAATGTTGGAGCATGGATTAGTTTGGCTAGTTCACCGCAGCTGCTGAGTGAGGGAAGCGTGCCTCGCCATTTGTAGGAAACCATTTGGCATCGGCCAAACTTTCACCGAGAACCTTCAAGGAAAGAGTAAATGCTGCCTACAGTAGTTCGAAGTAAGGCTCCAGCGTATCTTACATTCAAACGTTCTCTGCGCAGCATGATGCGGTTGAAAAACACTACGTAGTATTCTAGCCGAGTGTAACTCCGCTGATAAATCTTAAAATTTACCGACACCTTTGTTGAAGTGCTCATAACAATAAAGTACATACATATTCCTCACCATATGtacatgtttcttttttttaataaacaCTGCAATAGTCGCTGCCAACCTAAGGTCCCGTTTGGCACAGATTTATGGGCAGCTTCATGAGCAGCATCATATGAAGCTGTGCCAAACAGATATTTTTGCTATTAGCTTCATCCACAAAGCATATGGTGAAGCTGCTTTCAAATTACACTAGGGAAGAGAAGTCGGAAATTGTAGTTTCGTCCAACTTCTTTCGCATACCCACATTTCCTCAAACAATTCTGAAAACAACTTCTGCTTCACCAGATAAGCTAATTCACAGGCCATTTTTTGGAGAACTAAAGTTACGCCAAACGGAGTCTAATCATACCTTGTAGCCTTGGTACAAACCCAACCAAATCCTCACCATCCAAACACCGTACGCCGAGTCCACCTACGGACTACCACAGCCATCCCAGCCGTGTCCTGCATCCAGGAACACGCACCCGCTTGCATCACAGGTCCACACCGCCCCGTCGTCCCCTCGTGCACGCCTTTCCTTCCTTCCGAAGAAAAAAACGGGGGCCGTGTCCCAACTCCCAACAAGCGCTAGTGCTGGACTGCTGGCTCGTCTCGGTGCCGGAAAAGTCCGGCTCCTGCCGAGTCGGCCCAACCGCGGCCGCGGCAGGGGGCAGGGGCAGCACCGCCATTTCGCGCCGCGACAAGGGGGCGGGGGGAATAAGCCCGCGGGGGCGGACGTCGCTgtcgcgcgccggccggcccgcgGGGATGCGTACGCCGCCCGTCTCCTCCTCTCCCCCCTCCCCGCGCGATAAAAAGGAGCCCCCCTCCCCGGCCTCGCCTCCTCCCCCAACCCATTTCCTTCCTGCCCGCAAGGCCGCAACCCAGCCCAGGCCCGGCGGTCCCTCGATCCTCTCGGCTCCGGATCGGCAAgagcccagccgccgccgcccgtagcCGCCTCGCTGCCGGATTCACACGACACCTTGTCGgcgtctctttctctctctcgagGCCCATGGCGCAGCGCGACAAGAAGGTTGAGGAGCCGACGGAGCTGCACGCGCCGGAGCTCACGCTCTGCGCCAACAGCTGCGGCTTCCCGGGCAACCCGGCCACCAAGAACCTCTGCCAGAACTGCTTCctggccgcctccgcctccgtctcgccgccgtcgccctcctcctcgccggcggtgtTCGACAagccgcggacggcggcggcggcggccgcccctCCCGCGCTCTGGCCGCCGTTCTCCCCGGCCGCCAACCGGCCCCCGGCGGGCCCCGCGGAGTCCCCCTCCAAGGCGCCCCGGACGTCGTCGTCGGTCAACCGGTGCCACAGCTGCCGGAAGCGGGTCGGGCTGACGGGGTTCCGGTGCCGCTGCGGCGAGCTCTTCTGCGGCGCGCACCGGTACTCGGACCGCCACGACTGCGGCTACGACTACAAGGGCGTCGCCCGGGACGCCATCGCCCGGGAGAACCCCGTCGTGCGCGCCGCCAAGATCGTCAGGTTCTGAGAGAGCTGGGGAGCACCGGAGGACCACGCACAGCTCAGCTCCACGCCGATCGTCGATCCATCATCTCCCGCGCTCCGGAatcccctctcttttttctctttttctttcctcttttgtTACAAAATTTAAAGGTGATTGGTCGAGGGTGCTGTCATCACGCTGTTCTCGAGAATCCCACAAACAAGAAGaagatgatttgattgatgaaggaaaaagaagaaggagcagATCATGGGAGCCATGAAGGCAGGGAAGCTGCGAGAAAAAGGGGATCGAGAGCACAGTGCGATGATAATGTTGTTGTTGTAGCGGTGGTTGGGGTGGAGGGGAAGAGATAGGGTCGGTTTGGTGTGTTGTCCTACTACAAATCACAATCTTCTATTAAATTTTTCTTCCATCTCTctgtataaactaaattataATTGGAATCTCCCTATTGCCCAGCTCGAGCTACctcttgtttatttatttatttattattccaTTGGCCGCGATTTGTCATGACAGCTGAGCCATTGGTGTGTGTGTGGTGCTCTGTTGTGGTTGGACGGATTGGTTCACCCCCACCCTCACCAGCCTGTTGTTGATTGGTACGTGCACTTGTGTATTGCCGTCCGTCTAACCCCATCCTTTTCCATTGTTTTTGTAGACACATTGCTGCGTCCTTGAGCTTATCTTCTTCTCTAGGCGCCTAGTACCAAATTGTTCAGTAGTTGGATGGAAAAGGCATGACCGAACCAGAGGAGGAAAGGTCCGAGCAGGCGAccattattttcaaaaaaaaaggaaggaaggaaagaaagaaaggtcCGAGCATCCATCAAAGATTTTTGTTGAACACAACAGGGGAGGCCGGCCTATCATCTCTTTAGGTGGCGGTGCGggtgcggcgacggcgacgccccgTTCGCGGCGGGCAGCTGCGCGAGTGCCGAGTTAGGTCGCCGTGACGTCCCGAGCCCGGCCGCAGAAAATCCTCGCCGGCTAGCTTTTCCTCCCggccggaggtggaggagaggaTCTTTTTCCCCGAtccgccacctccaccgccgccgcgtacgcgccgcccgcccgtccACTTGCCGGAGCGCGGCGCCACAGGTCGGCTGCCAGCCGCGGCggccttttttttcaaaaaaaaagttgtacTACTATATTTTATCTTAGCCGAGCGGCCGACGCCGGCCGTCGTGGGCGCCACGCGGCCCAGGCTGgaacgggacgggacgggacggcgGGCCAGGGATCTCCCTTTCCCCGGAGCTTTCCTTCCCCGCCGCTAGCTCTCCCGTGACGACGCTCGCCAGCTAGCTTGCTTCCTCTCCTCTCCGGTCGCgtctggccggcggcggctgtggcctCCGGCTCCGAGCCGCGTCCGGATTCACCGTGCGCTCCGCCGCCCTCGATGGTGACACGGCCCTGACGAGGGCGCCTGGGAAATTTTGTGTTCTCCATCGCGGACCTGTCGATCGATCATGTGACGGACACTGGTATTGACTTGTCCCGGTCGGCGCACAGTAGAAAGTTTCAGGAACGTGGCGTGATGATACGGCGCCTCTGCGATTGGCCGCGAGGTGGTGATGGTCCCTGGACGAGAGAGAAGGACCGAGCTGGTTGTACAATTTGACTGTTCATGGGCCACGGGGAAAAGGAAAACCTTTCActttggccctgtttagttcccttcaaaattccaaaactttacaaaatttctcatcatatcgaatgtttcaacacatgcatgaagtattaaatgtagctaaataaaataactaattacacagttagattgtaatttgcgaggagaatcttttgagcctagttaatctatggcgggacaataattatcaaatataaACGAAAGTGCTATAGTATTTTACACCCAAATCTTTACACAACTACACAAAGCCTTTCTTGTTGCTCGGATCAAGGACGATCGGCAGTCACTCCaacacaccaaaaaaaaaacttacctGAGACGTTCAGTACAATGGCCGTGTTCGGATCTGGCTAGCGTGCCAGCACCcatatttttcgaaaaaaaaatctcacatgTCCAGAacactaaatgaaatctatttgcaaaattattTTAGAGATAGATATAATTTTTCACGataaatctaatgacagtaattaatcagTGATtgatacagtgatgctacagtaatcatcctctaatcacacgATTaaaagtctcattagattctttatggTTCCTAGCACAGAAgttctggagttagttttgtaatctGATTTTGTTTAACACCGTTATTAGCGATCAAAGTTTTCTAACAATCCCTAGCCTAAAATAGGGCCAATGATTGAGACCGAGATCAGAGGCTGGACTGGGGACGCGCCGGTAGGATGCGCCACGGCCTTTCGGGCAGCCCCAAAGGGCAGGGGCAGGTTCGCTGAACCTTTGCTGTTGCTTGACATCTCCATCCAGTTGCGCGCGCTCTGTCCAGCGTGGGGGCATCTTTCTCTGCCGTGTTCAATTGGAGGCCATGTTTCCACTGCATTTTCTCCGGTGTTAGGAGAGGAGTGGCTTGGTGCAATGGAGCTTTTGACCGGGTGAATGGGTCGTAGGCTGATTGCCAAGGCCGGGATCATGCTAGAAAACTGCATAAACAAGTACGCGCGCACTTCTGAAAGTTCTGAAGGAAGAAACGGCCGGAGAGCCTTTTTTGTGGACATTTTATGGATGAGTTTCATTGTGATGTTCCCCAATCTCTTAATGACCATTTTTTATTCATTCATTTCAAATTTATGAGAGCAGGCTTTGTCCTTTTTCTAATTTAGTGGCAGGGTGTATATTTTATGGGCCGGA carries:
- the LOC120712781 gene encoding zinc finger A20 and AN1 domain-containing stress-associated protein 11-like, which gives rise to MAQRDKKVEEPTELHAPELTLCANSCGFPGNPATKNLCQNCFLAASASVSPPSPSSSPAVFDKPRTAAAAAAPPALWPPFSPAANRPPAGPAESPSKAPRTSSSVNRCHSCRKRVGLTGFRCRCGELFCGAHRYSDRHDCGYDYKGVARDAIARENPVVRAAKIVRF